The Apium graveolens cultivar Ventura chromosome 11, ASM990537v1, whole genome shotgun sequence genome has a window encoding:
- the LOC141695450 gene encoding uncharacterized protein LOC141695450: MEPPRSIKDVQKLTGRIAALGRFISKSGENAYPFSKPLRTSRKLRPYFQAHKIEVLTDQPLRNILHSPKASGRLIKWEIELGELDIKYTPRTTVKAQALADFVVKYTIDDQEVGGQEIVTPGEGEKDEEATPKEHWVLHFDGASKTKSSGVGLVLQSPEGFMIEYALKLDFSTTNNKAEYEALIAGLGLARAVRAKNLKVCGDSRLVVVQVNGEFEAKDDTMANYLRVIKGILTQFDEWYAEHIPR; encoded by the exons atggagccaccacgCTCCATCAAGGACGTTCAGAAGCTAACAGGAAGAATTGCAgctctagggaggttcatctccaagtctggagaaAATGCCTAccctttttcaaaacccttaaGAA CCTCGAggaagttgagaccatacttccaggctcacaagatTGAAGTCCTGACGGACCAGCCATTGAGAAACATTCTTCATAGCCCAAAGGCCAGtggaaggctcatcaagtggGAAATTGAGTTGGGAGAATTAGATATTAAGTATACGCCTCGAACGACCGTCAAGGCTCAGGCCTTAGCAGACTTCGTGGTCAAATATACTATTGacgaccaagaagtcggggggcaagaGATAGTAACCCCGGGAGAAGGGGAGAAGGATGAAGAAGCAACTCCGAAAGAAcattgggttctccattttgacggGGCGTCCAAAACAAAATCTAGTGGTGTAGGCCtagttttgcaaagccctgagGGGTTTATGATTGAGTATGCTCTGAAGTTGGATTTTTCGACTACAAACAACAaagcagaatatgaagcattgatagctggcttaggcttggctagagcTGTAAGGGCCAAAAAcctgaaggtctgtggagactcgagaCTCGTAGTTGTTCAAGTTAATGGGGAGTTTGAGGCCAAAGATGATACAATGGCCAATTACCTGAGAGTCATAAAGGGAATACTGactcagtttgatgaatggtacGCAGAACATATTCCGAGATAG
- the LOC141695451 gene encoding uncharacterized protein LOC141695451 — protein MIAPVGVASCWIDPIKTHLETGWLPDDAQEARKLSVRALRYSLIEGLLYKRSFVILYLKCLRPLEVEEALKEAHEGICGKHLGGRALAHKITRCQRHAPIVRQPPERLTSINTPIPFAMWGMDILGPFDVV, from the exons ATGATAGCACCGGTCGGTGTGGCTAGCTGTTGGATAGACCCGATCAAAACTCACTTGGAAACTGGGTGGCTCCCCGACGATGCGCAGGAGGCTCGTAAGTTGTCGGTTAGAGCATTAAGATACTCGCTGATTGAAGGCCTTCTTTACAAAAGGTCCTTTGTTATTCTGTACTTAAAATGCTTAAGACCTCTTGAAGTAGAGGAGGCACTAAAAGAAGCCCATGAAGGAATTTGTGGAaagcacttggggggcagggccctcgctcacaagataactcg ATGCCAGAGGCACGCACCAATAGTACGACAGCCCCCAGAGAGGCTTACGTCGATCAACACACCCATCCCTTTTGCAATGTGGGGAATGGACATACTTGGACCATTTGATGTAGTATAG
- the LOC141695449 gene encoding uncharacterized protein LOC141695449, whose protein sequence is MSIVGEPSKRSKSEMTLEFGDPDLEGLKFPQDDPLVITPIIGNCPVMRVLVDNRAFVDIVFHDTFIRMGYNDSQLTPSDAPIYGFNHVECKVEGAIKFPVTIGEEPSEATQMLNFQVVKEASTYNAIMGRTGIHAFKVVPSTYHMVLKFPTRNGVGEARGDQKKARSCYVTTLRPDGTRGKVLPIEDMDVRENDKL, encoded by the coding sequence ATGAGCATAGTTGGGGAACCATCTAAGCGTTCCAAGTCTGAGATGACACTTGAATTTGGTGACccagaccttgaaggtttgaaatttcctcaggATGATCCTCTAGTTATCACTCCGATAATTGGAAATTGTCCTGTTATGAGGGTTCTAGTGGACAATAGAGCTTTCGTGGACATTGTGTTCCATGATACATTCATAAGGATGGGCTATAATGACTCTCAGCTAACTCCATCTGACGCACCCATCTACGGGTTCAACCATGTGGAATGTAAAGTCGAGGGAGCAATAAAATTTCCTGTAACTATCGGGGAAGAGCCCAGTGAGGCCACACAAATGTTGAACTTTCAGGTTGTCAAGGAAGCCTCTACCTACAATGCAATCATGGGTAGGACAGGGATCCACGCTTTTAAGGTTGTGCCCTCCACTTACCACATGGTACTGAAGTTCCCAACTAGGAACGGTGTTGGAGAAGCAAGAGGAGATCAGAAAAAGGCCCGCAGTTGCTATGTTACAACACTTAGGCCCGATGGAACTAGGGGGAAGGTTCTccccatagaagacatggatgtccgagaaaatgacaaGCTATGA
- the LOC141695452 gene encoding uncharacterized protein LOC141695452, whose protein sequence is MICRYGIPRILVTNNGKQFDNTEFKEYCDDNSIELRFTSVAHPQANGQAEVANRIILDGFKKRVERSRNTWVDELLPILWAYRTTCKVTTEATPFMLAYGVEEVVPLEITHGSPRIEAYEPETNEEGIRLTLDLIDEVRDEANACNAEHQRRASLYYNRRVKEWFFQQRDLVLRKIEASRVGERGKLAPNWEGPYKVRKTLG, encoded by the coding sequence ATGATATGCCGATATGGAATCCCCCGCATCCTTGTCACGAataatgggaaacaatttgataatACAGAGTTCAAAGAGTACTGCGATGATAATAGCATAGAACTTCGCTTCACCTCGGTTGCACACCCTCAGGCAAACGGGCAAGCGGAagttgctaacagaatcatccttgatggaTTTAAGAAGAGGGTGGAACGCTCGAGAAACACTTGGGTGGATGAGTTGCTGCCTATACTTTGGGCATATCGTACCACCTGCAAAGTGACAACTGAAGCAACTCCATTCATGTTGGCTTACGGAGTCGAGGAAGTGGTGCCCCTTGAGATCACTCATGGATCCCCTAGGATCGAAGCTTACGAGCCAGAGACAAACGAAGAAGGCATCAGGCTCACCCTCGATCTCATTGACGAGGTCAGGGATGAGGCCAACGCCTGCAAtgcagagcatcaacgaagagcctccctctattacaaTAGACGGGTTAAAGAATGGTTTTTTCAACAAAGAGATTTGGTTCTGAGGAAGATTGAGGCATCAAGAGTAGGGGAGAGAGGAAAGCTAGCCCCTAACTGGGAAGGACCTTACAAGGTCAGAAAGACATTGGGATGA